A stretch of Leptidea sinapis chromosome 36, ilLepSina1.1, whole genome shotgun sequence DNA encodes these proteins:
- the LOC126975438 gene encoding furin-like protease 1, isoforms 1/1-X/2 isoform X3: MARGAVVVAAILLMLRAARAHYTPTWAVHVPGGKEAADSVAVDHGFINLGEIFDNHYHFHHNSVARRSLSPARGHHHNLQSDSRVQWARQQKILSRRKRDLIDMSEHPTDKSTSSNATSTSSASRREATGGKREIQHTRVRGRPRAADSRIILNDPKWPHMWYLNRGGGLDMNVMAAWREGITGRGVVVTILDDGLETDHPDLVANYDPMASYDVNSQDSDPQPRYDMIDSNRHGTRCAGEVAAAANNSLCAVGVAYDASVGGVRMLDGDVTDAVEARSLSLNPQHVDIYSASWGPDDDGKTVDGPGELATRAFIEGVTKGRNGKGSIFVWASGNGGKEHDNCNCDGYTNSIWTLSISSATERGEVPWYSEMCSSTLAATYSSGAINEKQVITTDLHHSCTTGHTGTSASAPLAAGICALALQANRDLTWRDMQHIVVRTARPERLSIGGEWRINGVGRNVSHSFGYGLLDAAAMVRLARSWRTVPPQRRCELATPTPQRAVPPRSSISLQLDVGTCPGVNYLEHVQARVSLSAARRGDLRIALISPAGTRATLLAPRPHDSSRAGFNSWPFMSVHMWGESPLGIWQLEVSNEGRYMGRATLQEWSLTLYGTTTPAAKNDPIPFRNPILRKSNATRPVVVQAGRKNNKGKSIPITSTYTVGLVKRKKNKNSKNLNRNAQKSKQSRPATRSPTESSTSRITTPVPDLRDPLADARERKMSSLFEKYPKIQRIYPAPLQANAGPLTQWELIFYGTETPPHEYEATQENTPKVEWGSSHESSVPKEPTIPDQPQEEIKHNSIDDDLALVWHESHAIREEGPSVTSSEQFKSNGCGMLAPQPPHRCLGLCLLLLIILTAADALYLPYCAITSKQNEGKR, encoded by the exons ATCTTCGACAACCACTACCACTTCCATCACAACTCGGTGGCGCGACGCTCGCTGTCGCCAGCTCGAGGACATCATCATAACCTGCAGTCAGACTCCCGGGTGCAATGGGCGAGGCAACAGAAGATCTTATCCAGAAGAAAAAGGGACTTGATTGACATGAGTGAGCATCCTACAG aTAAGAGTACGTCATCAAATGCAACGTCAACATCGTCAGCTTCGAGGAGGGAGGCGACGGGAGGGAAGCGTGAGATCCAGCACACACGAGTGAGGGGCCGCCCGCGAGCCGCTGACTCCAGGATTATATTGAACGACCCCAAGTGGCCACACATGTGGTATCTG AATCGTGGTGGTGGTCTAGATATGAACGTGATGGCGGCGTGGCGGGAGGGCATCACGGGCCGAGGGGTGGTGGTGACCATCCTCGACGACGGCCTAGAAACAGACCACCCGGATCTAGTGGCCAATTAT GACCCCATGGCGTCGTACGACGTGAACTCCCAGGACTCGGACCCACAGCCTCGCTACGACATGATCGACTCCAACCGTCACGGGACGCGATGCGCTGGCGAGGTTGCTGCCGCAGCCAATAACTCCCTGTGTGCCGTCGGCGTGGCGTACGACGCTAGTGTGGGAG GAGTCCGAATGTTGGACGGTGACGTGACCGACGCGGTAGAGGCTCGGTCCTTGAGTCTGAACCCGCAACACGTGGACATATACAGCGCATCTTGGGGACCTGATGATGATGGGAAAACCGTGGATGGTCCTGGAGAGCTCGCTACCAGAGCATTCATTGAAGGCGTAACTAAG GGTCGCAACGGAAAAGGTTCCATATTCGTTTGGGCTTCAGGCAATGGTGGCAAGGAGCACGACAACTGCAATTGCGATGGATACACCAACTCGATCTGGACCTTGTCGATATCTTCGGCGACGGAGCGCGGCGAGGTGCCCTGGTACTCCGAGATGTGCAGCTCCACGCTGGCTGCCACTTACAGCAGCGGAGCCATCAACGAGAAGCAG GTGATCACCACAGACCTCCATCACTCGTGCACGACAGGACACACTGGAACGTCAGCTTCAGCACCGCTAGCTGCCGGCATATGCGCCCTGGCATTGCAAGCTAATAGAGATCTTACATGGAGAGATATGCAGCATATCG TTGTAAGAACAGCCCGGCCTGAGCGGCTCAGCATCGGCGGTGAGTGGAGGATCAACGGGGTCGGCAGGAACGTGTCTCACTCTTTTGGCTACGGGTTGCTGGATGCCGCAGCCATGGTGAGACTGGCACGTTCCTGGAGGACGGTACCTCCGCAGAGGAGGTGCGAACTGGCTACTCCGACACCACAGAGAGCCGTACCGCCTCGCTCTTCTATATCGCTGCAG CTGGATGTCGGGACTTGTCCTGGAGTGAACTACCTGGAGCACGTGCAGGCGAGGGTATCTCTGTCTGCTGCCAGGCGGGGTGACCTTCGGATAGCTCTGATCTCTCCGGCTGGCACTAGAGCCACACTGCTCGCGCCCAG GCCACATGACTCGTCTCGTGCGGGGTTCAACTCATGGCCGTTTATGTCTGTGCACATGTGGGGCGAGTCGCCCTTGGGTATTTGGCAGTTAGAGGTCTCCAATGAAGGACGATACATGG GTCGGGCGACATTGCAAGAATGGTCGTTAACATTATACGGAACGACTACACCGGCTGCTAAAAACGATCCAATACCGTTCAGGAATCCAATATTACGTAAGAGTAACGCGACTCGACCCGTCGTTGTTCAGGCAGGCAGAAAGAATAACAAAGGAAAATCGATACCAATTACCTCTACCTACACGGTCGGTTTAGTTAAGAGAAAGAAgaataaaaattcaaagaacCTCAATAGGAATGCACAGAAGTCAAAACAGAGTCGTCCCGCGACGCGGTCGCCGACGGAGAGCTCCACATCGCGGATCACGACCCCTGTTCCCGACTTGAGAGACCCGCTGGCAGACGCCAGAGAGCGCAAAATGTCTAGTCTGTTTGAGAAATATCCGAAAATCCAGCGAATATATCCAGCGCCCCTTCAAGCCAACG CTGGTCCTTTGACACAGTGGGAGTTAATTTTCTATGGCACGGAAACCCCGCCTCATGAATATGAAGCCACTCAAGAGAACACTCCAAAAGTTGAATGGGGATCCAGTCATGAGTCCAGTGTACCCAAAGAGCCGACGATTCCTGACCAACCCCAAGAAGAAATAAAACATAACTCCATTGATGATGATTTGGCACTCGTATGGCATGAGTCCCATGCG ATCCGCGAAGAAGGTCCATCAGTAACCTCTAGCGAGCAGTTCAAGAGCAATGGATGCGGCATGCTGGCTCCACAGCCGCCCCACAGGTGTCTAGGTTTGTgtctacttcttctcattattcTTACAGCCGCCGACGCTTTATACTTACCCTACTGCGCAATAACTTCAAAACAAAACGAAGGGAAAAGATAG
- the LOC126975438 gene encoding furin-like protease 1 isoform X4: MARGAVVVAAILLMLRAARAHYTPTWAVHVPGGKEAADSVAVDHGFINLGEIFDNHYHFHHNSVARRSLSPARGHHHNLQSDSRVQWARQQKILSRRKRDLIDMSEHPTDKSTSSNATSTSSASRREATGGKREIQHTRVRGRPRAADSRIILNDPKWPHMWYLNRGGGLDMNVMAAWREGITGRGVVVTILDDGLETDHPDLVANYDPMASYDVNSQDSDPQPRYDMIDSNRHGTRCAGEVAAAANNSLCAVGVAYDASVGGVRMLDGDVTDAVEARSLSLNPQHVDIYSASWGPDDDGKTVDGPGELATRAFIEGVTKGRNGKGSIFVWASGNGGKEHDNCNCDGYTNSIWTLSISSATERGEVPWYSEMCSSTLAATYSSGAINEKQVITTDLHHSCTTGHTGTSASAPLAAGICALALQANRDLTWRDMQHIVVRTARPERLSIGGEWRINGVGRNVSHSFGYGLLDAAAMVRLARSWRTVPPQRRCELATPTPQRAVPPRSSISLQLDVGTCPGVNYLEHVQARVSLSAARRGDLRIALISPAGTRATLLAPRPHDSSRAGFNSWPFMSVHMWGESPLGIWQLEVSNEGRYMAGPLTQWELIFYGTETPPHEYEATQENTPKVEWGSSHESSVPKEPTIPDQPQEEIKHNSIDDDLALVWHESHAIREEGPSVTSSEQFKSNGCGMLAPQPPHRCLGLCLLLLIILTAADALYLPYCAITSKQNEGKR, translated from the exons ATCTTCGACAACCACTACCACTTCCATCACAACTCGGTGGCGCGACGCTCGCTGTCGCCAGCTCGAGGACATCATCATAACCTGCAGTCAGACTCCCGGGTGCAATGGGCGAGGCAACAGAAGATCTTATCCAGAAGAAAAAGGGACTTGATTGACATGAGTGAGCATCCTACAG aTAAGAGTACGTCATCAAATGCAACGTCAACATCGTCAGCTTCGAGGAGGGAGGCGACGGGAGGGAAGCGTGAGATCCAGCACACACGAGTGAGGGGCCGCCCGCGAGCCGCTGACTCCAGGATTATATTGAACGACCCCAAGTGGCCACACATGTGGTATCTG AATCGTGGTGGTGGTCTAGATATGAACGTGATGGCGGCGTGGCGGGAGGGCATCACGGGCCGAGGGGTGGTGGTGACCATCCTCGACGACGGCCTAGAAACAGACCACCCGGATCTAGTGGCCAATTAT GACCCCATGGCGTCGTACGACGTGAACTCCCAGGACTCGGACCCACAGCCTCGCTACGACATGATCGACTCCAACCGTCACGGGACGCGATGCGCTGGCGAGGTTGCTGCCGCAGCCAATAACTCCCTGTGTGCCGTCGGCGTGGCGTACGACGCTAGTGTGGGAG GAGTCCGAATGTTGGACGGTGACGTGACCGACGCGGTAGAGGCTCGGTCCTTGAGTCTGAACCCGCAACACGTGGACATATACAGCGCATCTTGGGGACCTGATGATGATGGGAAAACCGTGGATGGTCCTGGAGAGCTCGCTACCAGAGCATTCATTGAAGGCGTAACTAAG GGTCGCAACGGAAAAGGTTCCATATTCGTTTGGGCTTCAGGCAATGGTGGCAAGGAGCACGACAACTGCAATTGCGATGGATACACCAACTCGATCTGGACCTTGTCGATATCTTCGGCGACGGAGCGCGGCGAGGTGCCCTGGTACTCCGAGATGTGCAGCTCCACGCTGGCTGCCACTTACAGCAGCGGAGCCATCAACGAGAAGCAG GTGATCACCACAGACCTCCATCACTCGTGCACGACAGGACACACTGGAACGTCAGCTTCAGCACCGCTAGCTGCCGGCATATGCGCCCTGGCATTGCAAGCTAATAGAGATCTTACATGGAGAGATATGCAGCATATCG TTGTAAGAACAGCCCGGCCTGAGCGGCTCAGCATCGGCGGTGAGTGGAGGATCAACGGGGTCGGCAGGAACGTGTCTCACTCTTTTGGCTACGGGTTGCTGGATGCCGCAGCCATGGTGAGACTGGCACGTTCCTGGAGGACGGTACCTCCGCAGAGGAGGTGCGAACTGGCTACTCCGACACCACAGAGAGCCGTACCGCCTCGCTCTTCTATATCGCTGCAG CTGGATGTCGGGACTTGTCCTGGAGTGAACTACCTGGAGCACGTGCAGGCGAGGGTATCTCTGTCTGCTGCCAGGCGGGGTGACCTTCGGATAGCTCTGATCTCTCCGGCTGGCACTAGAGCCACACTGCTCGCGCCCAG GCCACATGACTCGTCTCGTGCGGGGTTCAACTCATGGCCGTTTATGTCTGTGCACATGTGGGGCGAGTCGCCCTTGGGTATTTGGCAGTTAGAGGTCTCCAATGAAGGACGATACATGG CTGGTCCTTTGACACAGTGGGAGTTAATTTTCTATGGCACGGAAACCCCGCCTCATGAATATGAAGCCACTCAAGAGAACACTCCAAAAGTTGAATGGGGATCCAGTCATGAGTCCAGTGTACCCAAAGAGCCGACGATTCCTGACCAACCCCAAGAAGAAATAAAACATAACTCCATTGATGATGATTTGGCACTCGTATGGCATGAGTCCCATGCG ATCCGCGAAGAAGGTCCATCAGTAACCTCTAGCGAGCAGTTCAAGAGCAATGGATGCGGCATGCTGGCTCCACAGCCGCCCCACAGGTGTCTAGGTTTGTgtctacttcttctcattattcTTACAGCCGCCGACGCTTTATACTTACCCTACTGCGCAATAACTTCAAAACAAAACGAAGGGAAAAGATAG